One genomic window of Sphingomonas ginsengisoli An et al. 2013 includes the following:
- a CDS encoding alpha/beta hydrolase → MADLAPPDDAPQQEPGPRPLPLFLELVRRAGEHDPALASAALAGLRAYQRAPRAADRRQRAAVATVGGASLRACGGSGAPIVLVPSLINPPYILDLEPGCSVAEALTPVGRVLLLDWGAASARSLSLSEHVRTLLLPLLAALGEPAALVGYCLGGTLALAAGSAAPTRGVATLAAPWRFAGYPEATRSAVRRMRDEAWPAAAALGLMPMEVLQAAFWSIDPARTVAKFAAFGRLDPASAEARRFVTLEDWANGGEAMPLAAAAELVDDLFGADRSGAGEWFGLPTAPTLHFTAADDRIVPAATAGPGECRAIPSGHVGMIVGRRAPEQLFAPLAEWLRAR, encoded by the coding sequence ATGGCCGACCTAGCACCGCCCGATGATGCACCGCAACAAGAGCCGGGCCCGCGGCCGCTGCCGCTGTTTCTCGAACTGGTACGGCGCGCGGGCGAACACGATCCGGCGCTGGCGAGTGCGGCGCTTGCGGGTTTGCGCGCCTACCAGCGGGCGCCGCGTGCGGCCGACCGGCGCCAACGCGCCGCGGTGGCCACCGTCGGCGGCGCGTCGCTGCGCGCTTGCGGCGGCAGTGGCGCGCCGATCGTGCTGGTCCCGTCGCTGATCAATCCGCCCTATATTCTCGATCTCGAGCCCGGCTGCTCGGTGGCGGAGGCGCTGACCCCGGTCGGGCGTGTGCTGCTGCTCGACTGGGGTGCGGCGAGCGCGCGCTCGCTGTCGCTGAGCGAGCATGTCCGCACGCTGTTGCTGCCGCTGCTCGCCGCGCTGGGCGAGCCGGCGGCGCTGGTCGGCTACTGCCTCGGCGGGACGCTCGCGCTCGCCGCCGGGAGCGCGGCGCCCACCCGCGGCGTTGCCACCCTCGCCGCGCCGTGGCGGTTCGCCGGCTATCCGGAGGCGACGCGCAGCGCGGTGAGGCGGATGCGCGACGAGGCGTGGCCGGCCGCCGCCGCGCTCGGACTGATGCCGATGGAAGTGCTGCAGGCGGCCTTCTGGTCGATCGACCCGGCGCGCACGGTGGCCAAGTTCGCCGCTTTCGGCCGGCTCGATCCCGCCAGCGCCGAGGCGCGCCGCTTCGTCACGCTCGAGGATTGGGCCAACGGTGGCGAAGCCATGCCGCTCGCCGCCGCCGCCGAGCTGGTCGACGATTTATTCGGCGCCGACCGCAGCGGCGCGGGCGAGTGGTTCGGGCTGCCGACCGCCCCCACACTCCACTTCACCGCCGCCGACGATCGCATCGTCCCCGCCGCCACCGCCGGCCCGGGCGAGTGCCGCGCGATCCCTTCGGGACATGTCGGGATGATCGTCGGCCGCCGCGCCCCCGAGCAGCTGTTCGCTCCGCTCGCCGAGTGGCTGCGCGCCCGCTAA
- the glmU gene encoding bifunctional UDP-N-acetylglucosamine diphosphorylase/glucosamine-1-phosphate N-acetyltransferase GlmU has translation MNPFSVVILAAGQGTRMRSATHKVLHPIAGRPMLAHLLDTVDSLGAERRVVVVGKGREQVEAALAGHDVRIAVQAEQNGTGHAVQQAEAALDGFDGTVIILYGDTPFVAAETLSAMRERLEAADAPGVVVLASSPDDPGAYGRVILGEGDEIARMVEYKDANPAERAVRLCNSGMMAVRKGDLFRWLGQVGNANAAGEYYLPDIVMVAAAEGRHSVALECAAWQTAGVNSRAELATLELDWQQRRRQRALAEGATLTDPASVWFSFDTALGQDVTIAPNVVFGPGVSVADRATIHAFSHLEGATVGEGCEVGPYARLRPGAVLGAKAKVGNFVEVKKARLGEGAKANHLSYIGDADVGAKANIGAGTITCNYDGFFKYRTQIGAGAFIGSNSSLVAPVSIGEGAIVGAGSVVTRDVEANSLGVTRAEQKGLAGWAARFRERQTAKKHA, from the coding sequence ATGAACCCGTTTTCCGTCGTCATTCTCGCCGCCGGCCAGGGCACACGCATGCGCTCGGCCACCCACAAGGTGCTCCATCCGATCGCCGGGCGGCCGATGCTTGCGCATCTCCTCGATACCGTCGATTCCCTTGGCGCCGAACGCCGCGTGGTGGTCGTCGGCAAGGGCCGCGAGCAGGTCGAGGCGGCGCTCGCCGGACATGACGTGCGGATCGCGGTGCAGGCCGAGCAGAATGGCACCGGCCACGCCGTCCAGCAGGCCGAGGCGGCGCTCGACGGTTTCGACGGCACCGTCATCATTCTCTACGGTGATACCCCGTTCGTCGCCGCCGAGACGCTGAGCGCGATGCGCGAGCGGCTCGAGGCCGCCGACGCGCCGGGGGTGGTCGTGCTCGCCTCGTCCCCCGACGATCCCGGCGCCTACGGGCGGGTGATCCTCGGCGAGGGCGACGAGATCGCGCGGATGGTCGAATATAAGGACGCCAACCCCGCCGAGCGCGCGGTGCGCCTGTGCAACTCGGGGATGATGGCGGTCCGCAAGGGCGACCTGTTCCGCTGGCTGGGCCAGGTCGGCAACGCCAATGCGGCAGGCGAATACTATCTCCCCGACATCGTCATGGTCGCTGCCGCCGAAGGGCGCCATTCGGTCGCGCTCGAATGCGCTGCGTGGCAGACCGCCGGGGTCAACAGCCGTGCGGAACTCGCCACTCTCGAGCTCGACTGGCAGCAGCGCCGCCGCCAGCGCGCGCTCGCCGAAGGCGCGACCCTGACCGATCCCGCCAGCGTCTGGTTCAGCTTCGATACCGCGCTCGGCCAGGACGTCACGATCGCCCCCAACGTCGTCTTCGGCCCCGGCGTCAGCGTCGCCGACCGCGCCACCATCCACGCCTTTTCGCACCTCGAGGGCGCCACCGTCGGCGAAGGCTGCGAGGTTGGCCCTTACGCGCGGCTCCGCCCCGGCGCGGTGCTCGGCGCCAAGGCCAAGGTCGGCAACTTCGTCGAGGTCAAGAAAGCGCGGCTGGGCGAGGGCGCCAAGGCCAATCACCTGAGCTACATCGGCGACGCCGACGTCGGCGCCAAGGCCAACATCGGCGCCGGCACCATCACCTGCAATTACGACGGCTTCTTCAAATATCGCACCCAGATCGGCGCCGGCGCCTTTATCGGCTCCAACAGCTCGCTGGTCGCTCCGGTCAGCATCGGCGAGGGCGCGATCGTCGGTGCCGGCTCGGTCGTCACCCGCGACGTCGAGGCCAATTCGCTCGGCGTCACCCGCGCCGAGCAGAAGGGTCTCGCCGGCTGGGCCGCGCGCTTCCGCGAACGGCAGACCGCCAAGAAGCACGCCTGA
- the phaR gene encoding polyhydroxyalkanoate synthesis repressor PhaR, giving the protein MTKSAAAKVTIKKYANRRLYDTESSAYVTLDRLAQMIREGRDFEVLDAKTGEDITRQVLTQIIVEEESRGSTMLPVNFLRQLIGMYGNSMQGMVPQYLETAMASFEKNQAAFRDAFGTNIFQDLARRNMEMFEQFTRAGGIAPKGGAAAAKPAGGASEVDALRAELDALKAKVDRLGQ; this is encoded by the coding sequence ATGACAAAGTCGGCCGCAGCCAAGGTCACCATCAAGAAATACGCCAACCGGCGGCTCTACGACACCGAGAGCTCGGCCTATGTCACGCTCGACCGGCTGGCGCAGATGATCCGCGAGGGCCGCGATTTCGAGGTGCTCGACGCCAAGACCGGCGAGGACATCACCCGCCAGGTGCTCACCCAGATCATCGTCGAGGAGGAATCGCGCGGCTCGACCATGTTGCCGGTCAACTTCCTGCGCCAGCTGATCGGGATGTACGGCAACTCCATGCAGGGCATGGTCCCGCAATATCTCGAGACCGCGATGGCCAGCTTCGAGAAGAACCAGGCCGCTTTCCGCGATGCTTTCGGGACCAACATCTTCCAGGACCTGGCGCGCCGCAACATGGAGATGTTCGAGCAGTTCACCCGCGCCGGCGGGATCGCGCCCAAAGGCGGCGCAGCGGCTGCCAAGCCCGCCGGTGGCGCCAGCGAGGTCGACGCGCTGCGCGCCGAGCTCGATGCGCTGAAAGCCAAGGTCGACCGGCTCGGCCAGTGA
- a CDS encoding YcxB family protein has translation MSEGERSEEVQVVYSAADLRAITLACRRCRWIMVLSMLAPPAVVFYLSWNDLPRDLWPILVGSLLAIGIVLAAFLIISPTQMVRRRRAAGWGSPMEISFSPLSVNVRHPSQDSQNHWSAIMKVREKGGRLFLFTTPNNAIILPRRAFASDEQFSEWCRRAAAYQQAARRAEA, from the coding sequence GTGAGCGAGGGCGAACGCTCCGAAGAAGTACAAGTGGTCTATTCCGCAGCGGACCTACGGGCAATCACGCTCGCGTGCCGGCGCTGTCGCTGGATCATGGTTTTGAGCATGCTCGCACCGCCGGCGGTCGTCTTCTATCTGAGCTGGAACGATCTGCCGCGGGACCTATGGCCTATCCTGGTCGGATCGCTGTTGGCGATCGGGATCGTGCTCGCCGCCTTCCTAATCATCTCCCCAACTCAAATGGTCCGCAGGCGACGTGCGGCGGGATGGGGCAGCCCCATGGAGATCAGCTTCTCACCGTTGAGCGTCAACGTCCGCCACCCATCGCAGGATTCTCAAAATCACTGGTCGGCGATAATGAAGGTGCGCGAGAAGGGCGGCCGATTGTTTCTCTTCACGACGCCCAATAACGCGATCATCCTTCCCCGCCGCGCTTTCGCCAGCGATGAGCAATTCTCGGAGTGGTGTCGGCGGGCAGCGGCGTATCAGCAGGCCGCACGCCGCGCTGAGGCGTAG
- a CDS encoding LysR family transcriptional regulator, giving the protein MRRAADWNDWRHFLAVARAGSTLVAARELRVSQTTVARRIAALEEALGLPLFERRPAGYALTAQGATLVGQAEALERAALATEQLALASGREAAGNVRFTSEDIFVTALLAPHIADFQERFPAIRLEFDSSPGIRDLGRGEADVALRSTKQGQPAGTVGRALCDDDWTLYCSRAYAARHGVPRSIAELRDHALIGGGGGHLAQEYGEWIDSAGLNDRVTMQQGSATGLLSAVRTGLGIGVLPAVIADADPDLLQCAPLTEHGRQLWLVTHERVRHSPPVRAVIDFFYERLSAHIRALEPVRAERRAA; this is encoded by the coding sequence ATGCGGCGCGCGGCGGACTGGAACGACTGGCGGCACTTCCTCGCGGTGGCGCGGGCGGGGAGCACGCTGGTCGCCGCGCGCGAATTGCGGGTCAGCCAGACGACGGTCGCCCGGCGGATTGCCGCGCTCGAGGAAGCGCTCGGCCTGCCCTTGTTCGAGCGGCGCCCCGCCGGCTACGCGCTGACCGCGCAGGGCGCTACTCTCGTCGGCCAGGCCGAGGCGCTCGAACGTGCCGCGCTGGCCACCGAGCAACTCGCGCTGGCGAGCGGGCGCGAGGCCGCCGGCAATGTCCGCTTCACCAGCGAGGACATCTTCGTCACCGCGTTGCTCGCGCCGCACATCGCCGATTTCCAGGAGCGATTTCCCGCCATCCGGCTCGAGTTCGACAGCTCGCCGGGGATCCGCGACCTGGGGCGTGGCGAGGCCGACGTGGCGCTGCGCAGCACCAAACAGGGCCAGCCCGCGGGCACGGTCGGGCGCGCGCTCTGCGACGACGACTGGACGCTCTACTGCAGCCGCGCCTACGCCGCGCGGCACGGCGTCCCCCGCTCGATCGCCGAGCTGCGCGATCATGCGCTGATCGGCGGCGGCGGCGGTCACCTGGCGCAGGAATATGGCGAGTGGATCGACTCCGCGGGCCTCAACGACCGGGTGACGATGCAGCAGGGTTCGGCGACCGGCCTGCTGTCGGCGGTGCGGACCGGGCTCGGCATCGGAGTGCTTCCCGCGGTGATCGCCGACGCCGATCCCGACTTGCTGCAATGCGCGCCGCTCACCGAGCACGGCCGCCAGCTGTGGCTGGTGACCCACGAACGGGTCCGCCACAGCCCGCCGGTGCGCGCGGTGATCGATTTCTTCTACGAGCGGCTGAGCGCACACATCCGCGCCCTCGAACCCGTCCGCGCGGAGCGCCGCGCGGCGTAG
- the glmS gene encoding glutamine--fructose-6-phosphate transaminase (isomerizing), with protein MCGIVAIVGRAPVAQRLFEGLKRLEYRGYDSAGICTEVDGHFERRRAEGKLEHLAAKLAENTPAGDVGIAHTRWATHGAPTESNAHPHIVGRVALVHNGIIENFKPLREELLAEGRTFQSETDSEVVAHLVAREVERGASPEAAVATVLPRLHGAFAIAFLFLDDSDLVIGARMGAPLTVGYGEGENYLGSDAIALAPWTRRIAYLDEGDWVVARRDSVQIFDRDNQPVEREIVDSGASAETITKGNHAHFMRKEIDEQPIVVAQTLQSYVRAFEGEVAIPNFDFDLAAVEQVTVVACGTSFYAGMVGKYWIERFARVPVEIDVASEFRYRDPVLKPGGLALFISQSGETADTLAALRHAREKQQKIAVVVNVPTSSMAREADLLLPTRAGPEIGVASTKAFTCQLAVLAALATNLARAKGQLSAEEEKEIVAHLQEAPEALTRALALDEAILAIAPLIVPARDVLYLGRGPDYPMALEGALKLKEISYIHAEGYAAGEMKHGPIALIDDNVPVIVLAPSGPLFEKTVSNMQEVRARGGKIVLISDAAGIAEAGEGCMATIEMPAVHPLIAPLVYAVPVQLLAYHVAVLKGTDVDQPRNLAKSVTVE; from the coding sequence ATGTGCGGGATTGTTGCCATCGTCGGTCGGGCGCCGGTCGCCCAGCGCCTGTTCGAGGGGCTGAAGCGGCTCGAATATCGCGGCTACGACAGCGCCGGCATCTGCACCGAGGTCGACGGCCATTTCGAGCGCCGTCGCGCCGAGGGCAAGCTCGAGCATCTCGCCGCCAAGCTCGCCGAGAATACGCCGGCGGGGGACGTCGGCATCGCCCATACCCGCTGGGCGACCCACGGCGCGCCGACCGAGAGCAACGCCCACCCGCACATCGTCGGCCGCGTCGCGCTGGTCCACAACGGCATCATCGAGAACTTCAAGCCGCTTCGCGAGGAACTGCTCGCCGAAGGGCGCACCTTCCAGTCCGAGACCGACAGCGAGGTCGTCGCCCACCTCGTCGCGCGCGAGGTCGAGCGCGGGGCGAGCCCCGAGGCGGCGGTCGCCACCGTTCTGCCGCGCCTCCACGGCGCCTTCGCCATCGCCTTCCTCTTCCTCGACGATTCCGACCTGGTGATCGGCGCGCGGATGGGCGCGCCGCTGACCGTCGGCTATGGCGAGGGGGAAAATTACCTCGGCTCGGACGCCATCGCGCTGGCGCCGTGGACCCGCCGCATCGCCTACCTCGACGAGGGCGATTGGGTCGTCGCGCGGCGCGACAGCGTGCAGATCTTCGACCGCGACAATCAGCCGGTCGAGCGCGAGATCGTCGACAGCGGTGCCTCGGCCGAGACGATCACCAAGGGCAACCACGCCCACTTCATGCGCAAGGAGATCGACGAGCAGCCAATCGTCGTCGCACAGACGCTGCAAAGCTACGTCCGCGCCTTCGAGGGCGAGGTCGCCATTCCCAATTTCGACTTCGACCTCGCCGCGGTCGAGCAGGTCACCGTGGTCGCCTGCGGCACCAGTTTCTACGCCGGCATGGTCGGCAAATATTGGATCGAGCGCTTCGCCCGCGTCCCGGTCGAGATCGATGTCGCAAGCGAATTTCGCTACCGCGACCCGGTCCTCAAGCCCGGCGGACTGGCGCTGTTCATCAGCCAGAGCGGCGAGACCGCCGACACCCTCGCCGCGCTCCGTCACGCGCGCGAAAAGCAGCAGAAGATCGCGGTGGTGGTGAACGTGCCGACCAGCTCGATGGCGCGCGAGGCCGACCTGCTGCTGCCGACCCGCGCCGGCCCCGAGATCGGGGTCGCCTCGACCAAGGCCTTCACCTGCCAGCTCGCGGTGCTCGCCGCGCTCGCCACCAATCTCGCCCGCGCCAAGGGGCAGCTGAGCGCCGAGGAAGAAAAGGAGATCGTCGCGCATCTCCAGGAAGCGCCCGAAGCGCTGACCCGCGCGCTCGCCCTCGACGAGGCGATCCTCGCCATCGCCCCGCTGATCGTCCCCGCCCGCGACGTCCTCTACCTCGGCCGCGGCCCCGATTACCCGATGGCGCTCGAAGGCGCGCTCAAGCTGAAGGAAATCAGTTACATCCACGCCGAGGGCTATGCCGCGGGCGAGATGAAGCACGGGCCCATCGCGCTGATCGACGACAATGTCCCGGTGATCGTCCTGGCGCCTTCAGGCCCGCTGTTCGAGAAGACCGTCAGCAACATGCAGGAAGTCCGCGCGCGCGGCGGCAAGATCGTGCTGATCAGCGACGCGGCCGGAATTGCCGAAGCGGGCGAAGGCTGCATGGCGACGATCGAAATGCCGGCGGTCCACCCGCTGATCGCCCCGCTCGTCTACGCGGTGCCGGTGCAGCTGCTCGCCTATCATGTCGCGGTGCTTAAGGGCACCGACGTCGACCAGCCCCGCAATCTGGCGAAGAGCGTCACGGTCGAGTGA
- a CDS encoding superoxide dismutase family protein — protein MRTLVMTSLMCGAALLGACKAQTHQDANDVLNMENDSQGVPVNGGMDNFGTSTTGAGADQSSPLRTADGKTVGSVSVREENGGVVLTVSATGMKPGKYGMHVHSVGKCEGPKFESAGAHWNPENKQHGTLNPKGWHAGDLPNLEVGSAGSGGTTVTLSAALRTGMTPLLDKDGAALVVHAKPDDMKTDPSGNSGDRIACAVIGGA, from the coding sequence ATGCGGACCTTGGTGATGACTTCCCTGATGTGCGGCGCGGCGCTGCTCGGCGCGTGCAAGGCGCAGACCCATCAGGATGCCAACGACGTGCTCAATATGGAGAATGATTCGCAAGGCGTGCCGGTCAACGGCGGGATGGACAATTTCGGCACCAGCACCACCGGCGCGGGCGCCGATCAGTCCTCGCCGCTGCGCACCGCCGACGGCAAGACGGTCGGCAGCGTTTCGGTGCGCGAGGAGAATGGCGGGGTGGTGCTGACCGTCTCGGCGACCGGGATGAAGCCCGGCAAATATGGCATGCACGTCCATTCGGTCGGCAAGTGCGAAGGGCCCAAGTTCGAGAGCGCCGGCGCCCACTGGAACCCGGAGAACAAGCAGCACGGCACGCTCAACCCCAAGGGTTGGCATGCCGGCGACCTGCCCAACCTCGAAGTCGGCTCGGCCGGTTCGGGCGGGACCACGGTGACGCTGTCGGCGGCGCTGCGGACGGGGATGACCCCGCTGCTCGACAAGGATGGCGCGGCGCTGGTCGTCCACGCCAAGCCCGACGACATGAAGACCGATCCGAGCGGCAACAGCGGCGACCGCATCGCCTGCGCGGTGATCGGCGGGGCCTGA
- a CDS encoding dienelactone hydrolase family protein → MTDIRQEAIALYDRFTHEGMERRDFMARMVALAGSVAAAEALIAGIAASPAAAAMVPADDKRLTTATRMIDGYKVYSAEPRSRSLKATVIVIHENRGLNDHIRDIARRLALAGYRAVAPDLLSPVGGTPANEDSARDLIGKLDLMQATAAGVAMIKTLKPTSRDGKVGVVGFCWGGAYVNRLAVAAGAELNAGVAYYGPAPNPSEAAKVQAPLLLHYAGLDDRVNATGKPWVAALQAAHKSVETYTYPGVNHAFNNDTSADRYNKPAADLAWSRTLAFFKQHLG, encoded by the coding sequence ATGACCGACATCCGCCAAGAGGCCATCGCCCTCTATGACCGCTTCACCCATGAGGGCATGGAGCGGCGCGACTTCATGGCGCGGATGGTGGCGCTGGCGGGCAGCGTGGCGGCAGCCGAGGCGTTGATCGCCGGGATCGCCGCCAGTCCGGCGGCCGCCGCGATGGTCCCGGCCGACGACAAGCGCCTGACCACCGCGACCCGGATGATCGACGGCTACAAGGTCTATTCGGCCGAGCCGCGCAGCCGCTCGCTCAAGGCGACCGTGATTGTGATCCACGAGAACCGAGGCCTCAACGACCATATCCGCGACATCGCCCGGCGGCTGGCGCTGGCCGGCTACCGCGCGGTCGCCCCCGATCTCCTCTCCCCGGTCGGCGGCACGCCCGCCAACGAGGATTCGGCGCGCGATCTGATCGGCAAGCTCGACCTCATGCAGGCGACCGCCGCCGGGGTGGCGATGATCAAGACGCTCAAACCGACCAGCCGCGACGGCAAGGTCGGGGTGGTCGGCTTTTGCTGGGGCGGCGCTTATGTGAACCGGCTGGCGGTCGCCGCCGGTGCCGAGCTTAATGCCGGCGTGGCTTATTACGGCCCGGCGCCGAACCCGAGCGAGGCGGCCAAGGTGCAGGCTCCGCTGCTGCTTCATTACGCCGGGCTCGACGACCGGGTGAACGCCACCGGCAAGCCGTGGGTCGCGGCGCTCCAGGCGGCGCACAAATCGGTCGAGACCTACACCTATCCAGGCGTCAACCACGCCTTCAACAACGACACGTCGGCGGACCGCTACAACAAGCCCGCCGCCGACCTCGCGTGGAGCCGGACGCTCGCCTTCTTCAAGCAGCATCTGGGCTGA
- a CDS encoding GAF domain-containing protein: MANPTDSSDLNGSEEERLAALLQLDILDTPADAAFDDIVLLAKEISDTPIALVSLVDAERQWFKASVGVAARETPRNTSVCSLAIQETGIFEIADLAADPRTAQFSLVTDDPRIRFYAGVPLRSEQGLALGTLCVIDTVARPAGLDQAQKRALTALGKQVERLIELHAFRQRQAILTAGQSVGTWDWSVDDNLVVADAAFAKLYGVDVAVAARGAPIAEFFKRVHPDDLDRLKDEIQRAIDMLAPFSAEYRLVQPDGSLRWVAAEGRCSLSPNGASRIFPGISFDITDRRENEARQAALLQLSDSVRDISDPGEIAYLASEILGKTLGVSRAGYGTIDPVRECITIERDWNAPGVTTIAGTLNFRDYGSYIEDLKRGETVLCVNADTDPRTIDNADALKAITAHSFINMPLRENGAFVALIYVNNAVPRVWTEGELSFMHEIAARTRDITERRRAEARLADFAVSLELQVEERTAELMAAEEQLRQSQKMEAVGQLTGGLAHDFNNMLAGIVGSLEMLQVRITQGRLGELEKYITAAQGASRRAAALTHRLLAFSRRQTLDPKPTDVNRLIADMDELIRRTVGPSIEVRVVGAASLFTTLVDPNQLENALLNLCLNARDAMPDGGRITIETANKWFDPRAARERDLPEGQYLSLCVTDTGTGMTPDVVKRAFDPFFTTKPIGEGTGLGLSMIYGFARQSGGQVRIYSEPGMGTTLCLYLPRHFGDAEGTPEVAPAVDLPDTGKRTVLVVDDEPTIRMLVSEVLEDMDNRVLEAGDGPAALAILKSGASIDLLITDVGLPGGLNGRQVADAARVDRPDLKVIFITGFAENAVVSDGRLEVGTRLVTKPFPMDLLRSQIAELLSNS; this comes from the coding sequence ATGGCGAACCCCACCGATTCATCCGATTTGAATGGCAGCGAGGAAGAGCGGCTGGCGGCGCTGCTTCAACTCGACATTCTCGACACGCCGGCCGACGCCGCCTTCGATGACATCGTCCTTCTCGCCAAAGAGATCTCCGACACGCCGATCGCGCTCGTCAGCTTGGTCGATGCCGAGAGACAGTGGTTCAAGGCCAGCGTCGGCGTTGCCGCGCGGGAAACGCCGCGAAACACGTCGGTATGCTCACTTGCCATTCAAGAGACCGGGATCTTCGAGATCGCGGACTTGGCGGCTGATCCGAGAACCGCGCAATTCTCCCTCGTCACCGACGATCCTCGAATACGCTTTTATGCTGGTGTTCCGCTGCGGTCGGAGCAGGGCCTGGCGTTAGGGACCTTGTGCGTCATCGACACGGTCGCGCGGCCCGCTGGCCTGGATCAAGCGCAGAAGCGGGCGCTTACCGCACTTGGCAAACAGGTCGAGCGCCTGATCGAGTTGCACGCGTTCCGCCAGCGCCAGGCGATCCTTACGGCCGGGCAGTCCGTCGGAACATGGGATTGGTCGGTCGACGACAATCTGGTCGTCGCCGACGCTGCCTTCGCCAAACTTTACGGAGTTGATGTCGCGGTGGCGGCACGCGGCGCCCCGATCGCCGAATTCTTCAAACGCGTTCATCCCGATGATCTCGACCGGCTGAAGGACGAGATCCAACGCGCGATCGACATGCTGGCCCCGTTCTCCGCTGAATATCGATTGGTCCAGCCGGACGGATCGCTGCGCTGGGTCGCCGCGGAGGGGCGGTGCTCGCTGTCGCCGAACGGCGCATCCAGAATATTTCCGGGCATCAGTTTCGACATCACTGACCGACGGGAGAATGAAGCCCGGCAGGCGGCCTTGCTTCAACTGTCGGACTCCGTTCGCGACATCAGCGATCCGGGCGAGATCGCCTATCTCGCGTCCGAAATCCTCGGCAAGACCTTGGGGGTCAGCCGGGCCGGCTACGGCACGATCGATCCCGTGCGCGAGTGCATCACGATCGAGCGCGACTGGAATGCGCCGGGTGTCACGACCATCGCCGGCACGCTCAATTTTCGCGACTACGGAAGTTACATCGAGGACTTGAAGCGCGGCGAGACGGTCCTCTGCGTCAACGCGGACACGGATCCGCGAACGATCGACAATGCCGACGCGCTCAAGGCCATCACGGCCCACTCCTTCATCAACATGCCGCTGCGGGAAAACGGCGCCTTCGTGGCCTTGATTTACGTCAACAACGCCGTTCCGCGGGTCTGGACCGAGGGCGAGTTGAGTTTCATGCACGAAATCGCCGCACGGACCCGCGACATTACCGAACGCCGTCGCGCCGAAGCTCGCCTGGCGGACTTTGCCGTCTCCCTCGAACTCCAGGTTGAAGAGCGCACCGCCGAACTGATGGCGGCCGAAGAGCAGCTTCGTCAGTCACAGAAGATGGAGGCGGTCGGACAACTCACCGGAGGTCTTGCCCACGACTTTAACAACATGCTGGCCGGAATCGTCGGATCGCTGGAAATGCTTCAGGTTCGCATTACCCAGGGGCGGCTCGGCGAACTCGAGAAATACATCACCGCCGCGCAGGGCGCGTCGCGCCGCGCCGCGGCGCTGACCCATCGCCTGCTGGCCTTCTCGCGCCGCCAGACGCTCGATCCCAAGCCAACGGACGTCAACCGCCTCATCGCGGACATGGACGAGTTGATCCGCCGAACGGTCGGTCCGTCCATCGAGGTCCGGGTCGTCGGCGCCGCCAGCCTCTTCACCACGCTGGTCGACCCTAACCAGCTCGAAAACGCATTGCTCAATCTGTGTCTCAATGCCCGCGACGCGATGCCGGACGGCGGCCGGATCACGATCGAGACAGCGAACAAGTGGTTCGATCCGAGGGCCGCGCGGGAGCGTGACCTGCCCGAGGGACAATATCTTTCCCTGTGCGTCACGGACACCGGGACCGGCATGACACCGGACGTGGTTAAGCGCGCGTTCGACCCGTTCTTCACGACCAAGCCCATCGGCGAAGGCACTGGCCTTGGGCTGTCGATGATCTACGGCTTCGCGCGCCAATCGGGCGGCCAAGTCCGAATCTACAGCGAGCCCGGCATGGGCACGACCCTATGCCTCTATCTCCCGCGCCATTTCGGCGACGCCGAAGGCACTCCCGAGGTGGCACCGGCCGTTGACCTTCCCGACACGGGCAAGCGGACGGTCCTCGTGGTGGACGACGAACCCACCATCAGGATGCTGGTGAGCGAGGTGCTCGAGGATATGGACAATCGGGTGCTGGAAGCCGGCGATGGTCCCGCGGCACTGGCCATCCTCAAGTCGGGCGCGTCGATTGACCTGCTGATCACCGACGTCGGTCTGCCGGGTGGGCTGAACGGTCGCCAGGTCGCCGACGCGGCTCGGGTCGATCGTCCCGATCTCAAGGTCATTTTCATCACCGGCTTCGCGGAAAACGCGGTTGTCAGCGATGGCCGGCTCGAAGTGGGTACGCGCCTCGTCACCAAGCCCTTCCCGATGGACCTCCTTCGAAGCCAGATCGCGGAATTGCTGTCGAATAGCTGA